One Polaribacter sp. SA4-12 genomic window carries:
- a CDS encoding family 16 glycosylhydrolase, with protein sequence MKKFKNIYIILFSVMTAFFSCQENDYQFGEIISPSDIVITAEIVGVDTNNPFGDGSGSVNFSATANNASSYVYYFDGVASASPTGELAKRFSKVGVNIYTVVVKANGTGGVSSTKTIDVEVFSSFSDIEAENLLSGANVGDNKKWYWQADKDVHVGLGPVTDDYGNGEFGYEAWWNGIKAWDAEKGCMYDNEFVFTRTANGLTFEQTVGPAFIPATYAGDLGVGGDQCHDETVATSMFGVKTVSFGPSTSKAALEGSYDNVPYRGTSFEISDGGFMGWFVGSGTYDIISISKDEMIVRIIQAGDGFAWYHKFTSTKPVQGTSYTYNNLVWEDDFNTDGAPDATNWTYDLGAGGWGNGELQTYTDTADNAKVEGGSLIITAKADGSGGYTSARLKSQGLRKFTYGRIEVKAKLPAAAGTWPAIWMLGSNFPTANWPHCGEIDIMEQTGADKNTTLGTCHWFDTASSSNASYGETTAVADASSEFHLYTVEWTDTAVKIYLDDVKFYELANSADLPFNADFFLILNVAMGGSLGGTVDAAFTEDTMEIDYVKVYQE encoded by the coding sequence ATGAAAAAATTTAAAAATATTTATATAATTTTATTTTCTGTAATGACTGCTTTCTTTAGTTGTCAAGAAAATGATTATCAATTTGGAGAAATTATTTCTCCTTCAGACATCGTTATTACTGCAGAAATTGTAGGGGTTGATACAAATAATCCTTTTGGAGACGGGAGTGGTTCTGTAAACTTTTCTGCAACTGCAAATAATGCGTCTTCGTATGTTTATTATTTTGATGGAGTTGCATCTGCTTCACCTACTGGTGAATTAGCAAAAAGGTTTTCTAAAGTTGGTGTAAACATTTATACAGTTGTTGTAAAAGCAAATGGTACAGGAGGTGTTTCATCAACAAAAACAATTGACGTAGAAGTGTTTAGTTCTTTTTCTGATATTGAAGCAGAGAATTTATTAAGTGGTGCTAACGTTGGTGATAATAAAAAATGGTACTGGCAAGCTGACAAAGATGTTCATGTTGGTTTAGGCCCAGTTACTGATGATTATGGAAATGGTGAGTTTGGATATGAAGCTTGGTGGAATGGTATTAAAGCTTGGGATGCTGAAAAAGGATGTATGTATGATAATGAATTTGTTTTTACTAGAACAGCAAATGGTCTTACGTTTGAACAAACTGTTGGTCCTGCTTTTATTCCTGCTACTTATGCTGGAGATCTAGGTGTTGGAGGAGACCAATGTCATGATGAAACAGTAGCTACTTCTATGTTTGGTGTAAAAACAGTTTCTTTTGGACCTTCAACTTCTAAAGCGGCCTTAGAAGGTTCTTATGATAATGTACCATATAGAGGTACAAGTTTTGAAATTTCTGATGGAGGTTTTATGGGATGGTTCGTAGGTTCTGGAACTTATGATATTATTTCTATTTCTAAAGATGAAATGATTGTTAGAATAATTCAAGCTGGAGATGGATTTGCTTGGTATCATAAATTTACATCTACAAAACCTGTTCAAGGCACAAGCTATACTTATAATAACTTAGTATGGGAAGATGATTTTAATACAGATGGAGCTCCTGATGCTACAAATTGGACTTACGACCTAGGTGCAGGTGGTTGGGGTAATGGAGAGTTACAAACATATACTGATACAGCAGATAATGCTAAAGTAGAAGGTGGTTCTTTAATTATTACAGCTAAAGCTGATGGTAGTGGTGGTTATACTTCTGCAAGATTAAAATCTCAAGGGTTACGTAAGTTTACTTATGGTAGAATTGAAGTGAAAGCAAAATTACCTGCAGCTGCAGGTACTTGGCCAGCAATTTGGATGTTAGGGTCTAATTTTCCAACTGCTAATTGGCCACATTGTGGAGAGATAGATATTATGGAGCAAACTGGAGCTGATAAAAATACCACTTTAGGTACTTGTCATTGGTTTGATACTGCAAGTTCTTCTAATGCAAGTTATGGTGAAACTACTGCAGTTGCAGATGCATCTTCAGAATTTCATTTATATACAGTAGAATGGACAGATACAGCAGTTAAAATTTATTTAGATGATGTTAAATTTTATGAGTTAGCAAATAGTGCTGATTTACCATTTAATGCTGATTTCTTTTTAATTCTTAATGTAGCAATGGGAGGATCTCTTGGAGGAACTGTTGATGCAGCATTTACAGAAGATACAATGGAAATTGATTACGTAAAAGTATACCAAGAATAA
- a CDS encoding glycoside hydrolase family 2 TIM barrel-domain containing protein codes for MNNIFLKFILILFVFNSCAQKNEVTVLSNEQGIKLLVNGEDFIINGMNWDYFPIGTNYSYSLWEQPDALIKEALDAEMNLLKSMGVNTIRVYTSIQPKWITYIYEKYGIYTMLNHSFGRYGVSVNGNWIPVTDYRNVETQKALIKEVSKMAEAYKNTPGLLLFLLGNENNYGLFWAGSETEDFPDNEKEIAAKGEKLGRPMYRLMNEAAKKIKSIDTSHPVAICNGDLGFLDIIAEECTDVDIYGTNMYRGKSFGDAFEKVKAKLNMPILFTEFGADAFNSIENKEDQKMQAFYMVENWKEIYQNAAGLGKAENSIGGFTFQFSDGWWKFGQTINLDKHDDNASWVGGGYDLDLIKGNKNMNEEWFGICAKGPTNEKGLYTLQPRAAYYALKEAHQINPYSKGVTADLIAKHFSKIKLSEALLKSTKNKTSLD; via the coding sequence ATGAATAACATTTTCTTAAAATTTATACTTATCCTATTTGTGTTCAATTCTTGTGCGCAAAAAAACGAAGTAACTGTTTTAAGTAATGAACAAGGAATAAAGTTACTTGTAAATGGAGAAGATTTTATAATTAATGGAATGAATTGGGACTATTTTCCAATAGGGACTAATTATTCTTACAGTTTATGGGAACAACCTGATGCTTTAATTAAAGAAGCGTTAGATGCTGAAATGAACTTATTAAAAAGTATGGGCGTAAACACAATACGTGTCTATACAAGTATTCAACCTAAATGGATTACTTACATCTATGAAAAGTATGGTATTTACACTATGTTAAATCATTCTTTTGGTAGATATGGAGTTTCCGTTAATGGAAATTGGATACCTGTAACAGATTACAGAAATGTTGAAACTCAGAAAGCTTTAATAAAAGAGGTTTCAAAAATGGCAGAAGCCTATAAAAATACTCCAGGTTTATTATTATTCCTTTTAGGAAATGAAAATAACTATGGTCTTTTTTGGGCAGGAAGCGAAACGGAAGACTTTCCGGATAATGAAAAAGAAATAGCAGCAAAAGGCGAAAAGTTAGGACGACCAATGTATCGCCTAATGAATGAAGCTGCAAAAAAAATAAAATCAATAGATACTTCGCATCCAGTTGCAATTTGTAATGGAGATTTAGGCTTCCTAGATATTATAGCAGAAGAATGTACAGATGTAGATATTTATGGTACGAATATGTATCGTGGAAAATCTTTTGGAGATGCTTTTGAAAAAGTGAAAGCAAAATTAAATATGCCAATTTTATTTACGGAGTTTGGTGCAGATGCATTTAATTCAATTGAAAATAAAGAAGACCAAAAAATGCAAGCGTTTTATATGGTTGAAAATTGGAAAGAGATTTATCAAAATGCTGCAGGTTTAGGAAAAGCAGAAAACTCTATAGGAGGATTTACTTTTCAATTTAGTGATGGTTGGTGGAAATTTGGACAGACAATAAATTTAGATAAACATGATGATAACGCTTCCTGGGTTGGAGGAGGTTATGATTTAGATCTTATCAAAGGAAATAAAAATATGAACGAAGAGTGGTTTGGTATCTGTGCAAAAGGACCTACAAACGAAAAAGGTTTGTACACATTACAACCTAGAGCTGCTTATTATGCTTTAAAAGAAGCACATCAAATAAACCCATATTCAAAAGGAGTAACTGCAGATTTAATTGCAAAACATTTTAGTAAAATTAAATTATCAGAAGCACTTTTAAAATCAACAAAAAATAAGACTTCCTTAGATTAA